The genomic region GGTTTTAGTGTACTGTCAGTGGGGTCAGCAGATTGGATGGCTTTTAATTCCGCATCAGCAAATACCGCTGCTTTTTGGAATTTAGGGTTAGCATAAGTGCTGGCTCTTGTTCCTGTTGGTACCGCAGCCCAGCCATTTTTTTCGCCAACTAATTGGATGTATTCTTTAGAGGTTGCCCAACGAACGAATTTTTGAGCCGCGTCTGCGTTTTTAGTCGCAGCAGGAATGCCTAATGCCCATGACCAAAGCCAGTTCGCGCCTTTTTCCGTCACTGCATAAGGAGATTGAGCAAAGCCCACTTTGTCAGCAACCTTACTTTGTTTAGGGTCAGTGACGAAAGACGCTGCGATAGTGGCGTCAATCCACATGCCGCATTTGCCTTCGTTAAATAACGCTAGGTTTTCATTGAAGCTGTTACTGCTTGCGCCTGGCGGCCCGTAATTGTTCAATAGATCAACATAGAAGTTAACCGCCTTTTTCCATTCAGCGGTTTCTAGCTGAGGCTTCCAGTTTTCATCAAACCAACGAGCACCAAAAGAGTTTGCCATGGCGGTCATGAACGCCATGTTGTCACCCCAGCCAGCTTTACCACGTAAGCAAATGCCGTAAATGCCTTTCTCTGGGTTATTGACGGCAGCTGCGACATCACGAATGTGCTCCCAGCTGTCTCTGTCATTGATTTCCATACCAGCGGCTTTCACAAGATCCTTGCGATACATGACCATGGAGCTTTCACCGTAGAAGGGTGCAGCATACATAGTGCCGTCATAAGATAAACCTCCACGAATGGATGGAAGAATGTCTTTTGCATCGTAGCTACCACTGGTATCGACTGCTTGTAGCCAGCCGCGTTCACCCCAGATAGGCGCTTCATACATGCCAATGGTCATAACGTCATAAAGACCGCTTTTATTGGCTATGTCTTGTGTCACGTTCTGACGTAAAACACCTTCTTCTAGCGTTACCCATTTCACTTTGATACCTGGGTTAGCTTTTTCAAATTCAGGTGTGAGTTTTTGCATTTCGATCATATGGCCATTATTTACAGTGGCCACTGTGATTTGAGTTGCAGAGAAGGCGCTAGCAGCTGTCATGGCTGCTGTGATAGATACCGCATAAGTTAGGGTATTCTTGGTAAAGCGTTTCATAGGTTTCCCCCAGTTTGGAGTTTCTTTGTTTTTATAGTCGTACCTAATTCTTGATAACTGATCATCAAGTAACCATTAATATAGGCTATGTGACAATTGACCTGTTAATACATAAATTGCCAATAAATGTACTATTTTGTTTCATTTTTAAGTTTTTTCTAAAAAATGAGTCAATTTAATACTCTTCTTAAGACCTTTAATTGGCGCTATCTGTCTGTCTAATAAGGTTTTACGTGATAAATGTCAGTGAATGAGGCCAAGGCATTTTCGTTTTTTTTATATAAATGGCTATAATGGCGGCATTCTATTTCAAGGGTAATATCATGAGTGAAACCACAGATTCGATTAGTTTTAAACGTCTTAAAATGCAGTGTCGTCGTGGCATGTTGGAACTTGATGTTCTACTTGAGCCTTTTTTAGCGGATGTGTATTTGACGCTGGAAGACGAAGACAAGCAGCGCTTCGTTAATTTGCTTACCTGTGAAGATCAGGAACTGTTTCCGTGGTTTATGCAAAGTGCTGAGCCGGAAGATCCGGATCATGCCCGCATTGTTAATATTATTTTGTCTCGTGTTCAGCCTGAAAACTACCGAGCTTAAATGCTCATGGATTAGTGTAGGGCTGTGGCTTTTTTTAGTCCTGGCGTACGCTGCTCTGTTGCAAATTTATTGGATGCCTGCCTATTGGCGGGCATTGCTTTATATGAGCGTTGGCTTAGTTGGATTAACTCTGTTTATTCGTATGTTGCGAAAACCTGTTCGACAGATTGGTATCGATGAACAAGGCGTTTTTCTATTAGATCGAGGTGGTTATGAAAGGCTGCTTTTTATTCGTGCTAATGGTGTTCAGTTGATTGCTAAAGTTGACCAAGTGCAGACTTTTTGGGATAAAATCTGGCCCAAATACCGAGTGATATATCGCGATAGCGTGGGAATGGAAGTGTATCAAGTTCTTCGCTCTTATGCGGCGCAACAAATCCTGTTGCGCCGCAGTGAAGAGGCTAAAAAAACTATTGGTTCAAAAACTTAGCGCTTAAATTCCTAAACGCAGCTCAGTCTGATTTTTTCGGAGTAAGGATTGTGGGCGTGCTGGTGGTTAGTTTATTTGGGTAATCTAACGTAAAGTGCAAGCCGCGACTTTCTTTGCGAGACATGGCGGAACGTATAATCAAATCAGCAACCACGGCCAAATTGCGTAGTTCGAGCAAATCATTCGAAATCTTATAGTTAGCATAGAACTCTTGGATTTCGGATAGTAATAAATCCACCCTATGTTTGGCTCTTAAAAGGCGTTTGTCCGTTCTTACTATGCCGACATAATCCCACATAAAACGTCGTAATTCTTGCCAGTTATGGGTGATGACCACGTCTTCATCAGAGTTTGTTACCTTGCTTTCATCCCAGTCAGGAATGTCTACTTCATTGCTGTGTAGATGATTGTCAGCAATGTGTTGAGCAGCAGAACGAGCAAAAACAATACATTCTAATAAAGAGTTACTTGCAAGGCGATTCGCGCCATGAAGTCCGGTATAAGCGGTTTCGCCAATGGCATAAAGATTATCAATGTCCGTTGCGCTGTGACGATTAACGACTACACCACCACATGTATAGTGTGCGGCTGGAACGACAGGAATTGGGCCCTTTGTCATGTCGTGGCCATATTCTAAACAGCGTTTATAAATGGTTGGGAAGTGTTCTTTAATGAACTCTGGGGCTTTGTGGGAAATATCCAGCAGAACATGGTGAATCCCAAGACGTTTCATCTCGTGGTCGATTGCACGTGCGACGATATCGCGTGGTGCCAGTTCCTCTCTCTTATCAAACTTCGCCATAAACTGTGTGCCGTCGGGTAATAAAAGCTTACCGCCTTCGCCACGAACAGCTTCGGAAATCAAAAAGGTTTTGGCTTTGGCATCGTAAAGGCAGGTAGGGTGGAATTGGTTGAATTCCATGTTTGCAACTCGACAACCAGCACGCCATGCCATGGCAATTCCATCGCCAGAAGCGGTGTCAGGGTTGCTGGTGTAAAGATACACTTTACTGCTGCCACCGCAGGCCAGTGACACAAAACGCCCGTGAAACACCTCAATGACGTCATCATCTAAGTTCAGTGCGTAAACACCAACGGCTTTGTTTTCACCTGCAATGCCAAGCTTTTTTGTTGTCACGACATCAATCGCCACACGATCAGGGAAAAATTCGATGTTTGGGTGATTGCTTGCGTTTTTAATCAATGCTTTTGATATTGCCAAACCGGTGGCATCGGCACTATGAATAATACGCCTATGGCTGTGACCACCTTCTTTTGTTAAATGGTACTCCTCGCTTTCCCCATAGCGGGTGAAAGGAACGCCTTGCTCGATTAACCAATCAATACTTTCTTTGGAATGTTCAACCGTAAAGCGAATCGCATCTGGATCACCAAGCTCAACACCTGCGTCAATGGTATCGTTAATGTGGGAATCAATTGTATCTTTATCCGACAATACAGCAGCGACACCGCCTTGAGCATATAATGTGGATCCTTCGCGTATATCCGCTTTTGTCAAAATGGCAACGCGGTGTTTGTCTGCCAGCTCAAGAGCAAGCGTTAGCCCCGCGGCTCCCGCGCCAATAATGACGATGTCGTGTTTGTAATGTCGGCTCATGTTATTGATCTGATTATGGCTAAAAAATTAATGTTACTATTGTTGCCAGTAAATAGTGAACACTTTCTGAGGTCACATTCTAAATATTAAGTATTGTCTAGTATCAGAGAGGAATACGGATTCTCTAAATAGTTTATTTAGTAGTCAATGACGGGAACTCGTTAAGTGAAGTGTTGTCTTCTCTTGTAATGAGCAAGGGCGCAGACGAATAAGGTTTTTATATGAGGTGCCTATGCAGCACGAAACGTCTTCTGATCAGGCGTTAGTTGAGAAAGTACAGCAGGGTGACAAGCGGGCGTTTGATCTGCTTGTTGTCAAATATCAATATAAGGTCATGGGTTTAATTGGACGTTATGTACAAGATAGAAGCGAAGTTCTCGATGTAGCTCAAGAAAGCTTTATTAAAGCGTATCGTGCTATAGGTAGTTTTCGCGGAGAAAGTGCTTTTTACACTTGGTTGTATCGTATTGCTGTTAATACGGCGAAAAACTATCTTGTGAGCCGTTCTCGTCGTCCACCAGAATCTGATGTCGAGCTGGATAATGAAGAGGTTTTCAGCGTGTATGAATCCTTAGCTGATATAGACACGCCTGAAGCAAACCTAAACAGTGATCGTCTTGAAAAAGCGATTCATTATGCCATTCAAAATTTGCCGGAAGAGTTACGTAGCGCATTAACCTTACGTGAATTCGATGGTCTGAGTTATGAAGACATTTCATTGATCATGGACTGCCCTGTAGGAACAGTTCGGTCGCGTATTTTTCGCGCCCGAGAAGCGGTAGAAAAACACATACGTCCATTGATGGATACAGGAGAGTAAATATGACAGCTTTAAACAGCGGTTTACCACAAAATGATTGCTCCCGAGATCATGGCAGTACTCGAGAAAACGACCACACCCAAGAAATGCGTTCTAGTTTGTCGGCTATGTTTGATGGTGAAGCGACAGAGCAAGATCTAGATCGCTTAATAGATGGGGACAGTGCAGAGCTAAGTCGTCAACTAGAATCTTATCATCTAATTCAGCAGGCGCTGCATAACGACTCGTCTGTCATTGTTGGTCTGGAAGATAGCTTGATGCTTCGTGTGAGAGCTGGGATTGACATCGACTCTTCATTTCCAGAAGAGCACAGTGCAAACAATTTGCTGCCTTTTGTTCTGCCTAGTGATAGTCCGGCTTCTCGTCCAGTCTGGCGTGTCGCCCTGTCTAGCGTTGCTGTGGCGGCGAGTGTAGCGTTTGTGGTGATATTGGGTGGTAATGAGTTATTAACATCAGAGGTTAGCGCTCCAAATTTAGTGGCAGAGGTTCGTTCACCATCAACCAATATGGTAGTAACGCCATTGGCGGAATTGGACAAAGAGGCGTTGCAAATAGATAACGTTAGGTTGCAGCATTATCTTCGACAACATGCTGAGCAAGCAGCGATGACGGTTGGGCAGGGAATGATCCCCATGGCTCGAGTTGTTAGCTACCCCGTTAAAGAGTAATTTATGAGATTATTTTCGCCATTACATATTTTTTTCACGCTACTATGCCTTATTATTTCGGGTGTAAGTACAGCTAGTAACTCGGCACCAGACGCATTGCATTTGTTGAGAAGCATGACACAGTCATTTTCTACACTCAGTTATGATGGTGTATTTGTTCACTCTGAAGCGATGAATATGAACAGCATGCGTGTCCGTCATGATTTGATGGGCGGTGTGGAATATGAAAGTTTGGTGGATTTAGACGGCGACAAGATTGAAGTTTTGCGCATTGATGACAAAATCATTTCTGTGTATCCAAATGCACTTGTTGCCAACATGCGTGCACCATTGATACCGCCTTTTAAACGTTTTAAAGATGTAGAAAGTGACCGGCTTATTAAAGGTTACGATATGATTGTTGGCGAACACACAAGTCGGATCGCGGGTCGCAAAGTGATTGCTGTAAAGTTGGTACCAAAAGATCAATATCGCTATGGGCATCAATTTTGGTTAGACGCAGAAAATCACTTTCTTTTAAAGCATGATATGTTGAAAACAGACGGTAAATTGTTAGAGCGAATCCAATTTACCTCCGTTAATTTTGCCCCTGACTTGAAAGACAAAGATTTTGTCCCAAAAGAGGGGAGTTATGCTGAACCTATGGTGGAAACTCAGCCAAGACGTGTAAAAAATCTTTGGCAATTTGACTGGTTACCGGAGGGCTTTTCTCTGGTGTGGCCAGAGGCAAGGTCGCTAAATCATGGCACCAGCATGCTGTTGTTATCAGATGGAATGGCGACCATCTCCATTTTTATTGAGCCGACGATGAAGGTTAAAGCCATGTCCATTTTAAACATGGGGGCGACCATCGCTGGCGAACGTAGTATTAAAGTAAAAGATCAGTTGTATTTGTTGACCATGGTTGGAGAAGTACCAGAACCGACCATTGAGAAACTGATGACCGTATTTATGCCAAGGCAAGATTAATGATTGAAGAAACGGGAAGAGTATTATCCGTAGAAGATGGCTTTGCTGATGTAGAAACCATTCGCACCAGCAGCTGTACCTCTTGTCGTGCTCGGCATGGTTGTGGTCACCATGCTATTGCTCAAGTTTCTTCATCAAACCGAATGCGCATGCGAGCTATTGATCCTTTGTCGGTAGAAATCGGGCAAAGTGTTGTTGTCGGAATCCCTGAAGATACGCTACTACAGGCTTCTGTTTGGATGTACCTTATCCCATTACTTGGCCTAGTTGGTGGAGCGGTTGTACCCTCCTTGTGGGGAGGTGAATCGGGCATCGCGGTTATTTTTTCTATCTTTGGCTTTGCTGGTGGTTTGTTATTAGCGAGAAATAAGTCAAAACAAGAAATGAACAATCTTGACTATTACCCCAAAATTTTAAGAATTGAAGCGCTTAACGATGGCCATATACCTTTGGTCGTGGCATCGTAAGCTTCTAAATATCTTCACCTGGCACTGTAATGAATTTGGTACGTCTTAAGGAGACCAATCAATGAACAGATTGCTTAAACAAGTTAGCATGATTGTCGTCAGTAGTTTTATGATGGCTTCGATGTTAACTCATGCGGCTTCGCTTCCTGACTTTACCGAGTTAGTGGAGAAAGCCTCCCCCGCCGTTGTGAATATCAGTACGGAACAAACTGTTACCACAAAAACGGCTAATGAAGGTGGTCAGCAATTAGGGCCAAATAGTGAAGAACTTAATGAGTTCTTCAAGCACTTCTTTGGTCAGCAACCTTTCGGTCAACAAGCGCCACCACAGCAGGGGCCGCGAAGTTCATTGGGTTCTGGATTTATTGTTTCCCATGATGGTTATGTCCTGACTAATAATCACGTTATTGATGGCGCGGATGTGATCCATGTTCGCCTAAATGATAGACGTGAATATATTGCCAAATTGGTTGGTACGGATCCTAGAACGGATTTGGCTCTGCTTAAAATAGAAGCTGATGATCTACCTATTGTTAAAATGGGGGATTCCGATGAGCTTAAACCTGGGCAGTGGGTATTGGCGATCGGCTCACCGTTTGGTTTTGATTACACGGTAACGGCAGGTATTGTAAGTGCAACAGGGCGAAACTTGCCTTCTGATAACTACGTGCCGTTTATACAAACTGATGTCGCGATCAATCCTGGTAACTCTGGTGGCCCGTTATTCAATTTAGACGGTGAAGTGGTTGGTATCAACTCACAAATCTATACTCGTTCTGGTGGTTTTATGGGCGTGTCTTTTGCGATTCCGTCTAAAGTCGCTATGTCCGTGGTTGATCAGCTAAAGAGTGACGGTAAGGTGTCTCGCGCTTGGTTAGGTGTGTTGATTCAGGACGTAAACAATGAACTGGCTGAATCATTTGGTTTAGACAGATCAAATGGTGCTCTAATCAGTCGTGTATTACCTGACTCTCCAGCTGAAAAAGCAGGCTTAAAATCAGGTGACATCATCTTAGAATTCAATGGTAAGTCTATCGCACACTCTGGTGAGCTGCCTTACATTGTTGGGCAAATGAAAGCGGGTGAAAAAATTGACGCTAAAGTCTATCGAGATGGTAAAGAACAAACAATTTCGGTGACGCTAGATGCTCGACCAAATGACCCTAATGTCATTGCTCAATCTCAACAAGATCAAAACCGTCTAGGCATGATTGTCGGAGAAGTTCCTGAAGATATGGCGAAGAAATTTGAAATTGATGGTGGCGTTGTTATCGAGCAAATTCTGGGTGGAACAGCTGCCCGTAATGGCTTGCAGCAAGGCGATGTGATTACTATGCTAAATGGCAAGCGCATTAACAGTGTTACTGAGTTTGGTGACATCTCTAAAGATATTCCAAATGGTCGTTCTGTGCCAATGCGAGTGATTAGGCAGGGTTACCCTATGTTTATTCCATTCAAAATAATGGATTAATCATTAAAAACGGCAACAATCGAAACGAAAAAAGCGACCAAAAGTTTAATACTGTTCACTCAAGTCGAACAGGTTTGCGAGAGATGGATTGTTTCGTTTTTGATTACTGAACCAAGCGAGGCCTACTAGGCCTCGCTTTTTTTCGCTCCAAAAATAAATTACGTATCCTTGTTCAAGTTTCCTGCGCTGATGAGCTAATTTGTTAACAGAGTTGTCGCTGGTATGAAACGATGTTGGTACCGTTTTAGTGCAGTGATAGTTCCATATCTCAATTAAGAAATTGACTTTTAGATAAGCATCGTCGCCTGATGCTCGCTTTTGAAGATAGCGTTAATGTAGGCTCGATTCATTGTTCTCGGAGGGGGTTAGTAATCTTAGAATGAATAGGGAGGAGCGACTGATGAATAGGGCGCAAAAAATCCGATTAAGAAAACTTAATCGGATTTTTTGCGGGTGTTTAATTGGATCCAAGCAGACTAATGCATTTTTTGTTTGAGTTAGTTAGTCTTTTAAGGATGCAAATTTTTGTGCAAACGATGGAGAGTGTGAATTTGATAGTGTCGCGACCACCTGTTTTGCGTAAGGTAGGTATTTTTTCAAATCGTTTTTAGGCATCGGATCGTCATTTGGCAGCTTCACTGTTACTGGGTTCTTGTGGGTGCCATTTATTCTAAATTCATAGTGTAGGTGGGGTCCTGTTGCCCAGCCGGTTTGACCTACGTAGGCAATAATTTTTCCTTGTTGAACTCTGGTCCCACGTTTTGTTCCTCTAGCAAAGCCTTTTAGATGGGCGTAAAGGGTTTGGTAGCCTTTGCCATGATCAATAATAACGACATTTCCGTATCCATTTTGCTTTCCAGCAAAGGATATTTTTCCATCGCCAGCGGCCTTTACTGGGGTGCCGCTTGCAGCGGCATAATCTACCCCTCTGTGTGGTCGACTGGTTTTGAAAATAGGGTGTAATCTATTTGGGTTGAATTTAGACGATATTCTTGTGAAGTCTACTGGGGTACGTATAAATGCTTTTCTCATAGCAAGCCCGTCAGGTGTGTAATAGCTTGCTCCTTTCTCTGTCTTGAACCTTATTGCTTGATAGGTTCGACCATTGTTGATGAATTGGGCAGCTATTATATTGCCGTGTCCGATTTTCTCTCCATCAAGGAAGTTCTCTTCATAGAGGATGCTAAGGCTGTCGCCTTTTCTTATATCTAAAGCAAAGTCTATATCCCAACCAAAAATATTAGCTAATTCAATAAGTAGAGGTTGATCGATTCCTGCTTTTAGGCCATCAACAAATAGTGAGTTGTTAATCTCTGCCTCTTTATAGGCTTGGACGATTTCTGGTGTTTTAGAGGTTTCTGTTCTGTTGAATTTATCGTTGTCGCGTTCAAAAGTCACGCTGTCCAGTCGATTAAGTATGAGAGTGAGTTGTGTAAGCTCGCCGGTTGTCTCATTTTTTGTAAAGTTAATTGTCTGTCCGGGTCTCATTTGGAGTAGTGTTTTTTGTTTCTTGTCAGCTAAAGATACTTTGTAGATGTCTTGTGTAGATATCCCTTCAGGTGATAGTACTTTAGACAGAGAGTCTCCTGGTTTTACTTTAACGGATTGTTCCTTAAATGTTGCAGGACTACTCTTTTTTACTAGATTTTGAGGTGCTGGGATATCGTATGTGGAACTTGTGTCGCTAACTGGGATAGCGGCTAGTGGAGTTATATTGCTTCTGGGTGTGAGTTTTTGCAGATCCTGCAACATAAGTTGGGACTGATCTATCACCTCAAAGTTAGCTTCGATGGATATGAGGTTGTTATCGTCCGTTTCCTTTTCAGGAAATGCAATAAGAACTATGGCGAGTAGTGCGCTTACTCCAGAAATTAGGAGTAGGTGCTTTGTTGGTAATAGCTTGGTCAAAATACGTACCTGAAAAAATCTTTAATAAAAGCCTTATAATCCTACCAACATTACTTTTATAATTGAATGCTTAAGTAAGATAAACTAACTAGGATATGGATCAAAATAATGACTGTAAGCAGTAAAGACCTTTTAAATGACTTGCAAGCTCGCGGACTTATCGCCCAAATGACGGCAGAAGATGAGCTCAAAAAACATCTTGATGGTGGAAGTCGTACTCTTTATTGTGGTTTTGATCCGACCGCAGACAGCTTGCATTTGGGTCACCTTGTTCCGCTTCTTGTGTTAAAACGTTTCCAGGATGCAGGGCACAATCCGATAGCTTTGGTCGGTGGTGCGACCGGCCTTATAGGTGATCCCAGCTTTAAAGCGGCTGAACGTCAACTTAATACATCTGATATTGTTGCTAGTTGGGCTGAAAAAATTCGAGGACAAGTTAGTCAGTTTGTAAAATTTGATGATGTACCTAACCCTGCGCGAGTGGTAAATAATCTCGATTGGGCTGGTGAAATGAGTGTGCTGGATTTTTTGCGAGATATCGGTAAGCATTTTTCTGTCAATGCAATGATCAATAAAGAGTCTGTTCAGCAGCGACTTAATAGAGAAGGTGCTGGTATTTCTTTTACAGAATTTTCTTATGCCTTGTTACAGGGGATGGATTTCGCAGAATTAAATAGAGCCTACGATTGTACTTTGCAAGTTGGGGGGAGTGATCAGTGGGGGAATATTGTTGGTGGTATTGATCTTTCTCGTCGTCAAAATCAATCTCAGACTTTTGGCTTAACGGTTCCTTTAGTTACAAAATCAGATGGGACGAAGTTTGGTAAAACTGAATCTGGTGCGGTTTGGTTAGATTCTACTAAAACAAGCCAGTATGCATTCTACCAATTTTGGATGAATACTGCGGATGCTGATGTTTATAAGTTTTTGAAATTTTTTACCTTTTTAGGTCTTGCAGAAATTGATGCAATTGAAAAAACTGACAAAGAAAGTGGTGGTAAACCTCAGGCTCAGTCTATTCTTGCTCGAGAGGCAACTAAATTGGTTCATGGTGAAGAAGGCTTGCAAGCGGCAGAGCGTATTACCAACGCCTTATTTAGTGGTGAGGCAGACCAATTAAGTGAGCAAGACCTTGAGCAAATTCAGCTTGATGGTTTGCCAAGCAGTTCTTTGGTTGGGATTGATCTGACCGAGACTCCGCTTACTAGTCTAATGGCGGATGCAGGGCTGGCTGCTAGCGGTAAGCAGGTTAAAGATGCACTACAGCGTAACTCTGTATTTGTTAATGGCGTTGCAAAAGGGGTAAATGACAATATGGCAGCGTCAGATATCTTTACTCTTGAGAATGGTTATTTCGGTAAATACTTCCTTGTTAAGCTGGGTAAGAAAAAGCATCATTTGTTCGTGTTGTAGTCGTTGGTTAACGATCTAAGGATACATGACATATAAGAAAGACGCTTCGGCGTCTTTCTTATATGTGGGTTGCTCAATAAAAAATTCAAATTAATTAAAAGAAATTCAAGAAAGAGCTTGCGCAGAATTTTTGGGGATGTATTATACGCACCCACTGACACGGAGAACGACGCAAACAACGGTTTGCAACTTACTAAGGTAAGCAAGTTCAACGATGAATCAGACGCTCTTTAAAATAGATAATCAGATAATTTGTGTGGGCGCTCGCTGGAGGCTTCAGAAGATTGTCCAGATTGGTTTTTAACCGATTCGAGATGATCAAAAAAATTGAAGTCTTGCGAAACGTCTAACACGTCAATTCGCTTTATGTTGTTTTGTTGTTCTTCGGGACGACGAAATGATTAAGTTATTGTTAGTGTAATAGATTTTGAGTAAGCAAACTTTTTAACTGAAGAGTTTGATCATGGCTCAGATTGAACGCTGGCGGCAGGCTTAACACATGCAAGTCGAGCGGTAACAGGGGAGCTTGCTCCTGCTGACGAGCGGCGGACGGGTGAGTAACGCGTAGGAATCTGCCTAGTAGAGGGGGACAACATGTGGAAACGCATGCTAATACCGCATACGCCCTAAGGGGGAAAGGAGGGGACTCTTCGGAGCCTTCCGCTATTAGATGAGCCTGCGTAAGATTAGCTAGTTGGTAGGGTAAAGGCCTACCAAGGCGACGATCTTTAACTGGTCTGAGAGGATGGCCAGTCACACTGGGACTGAGACACGGCCCAGACTCCTACGGGAGGCAGCAGTGGGGAATATTGGACAATGGGCGGAAGCCTGATCCAGCCATGCCGCGTGTGTGAAGAAGGCCTTAGGGTTGTAAAGCACTTTCAGGGGTGAGGAAGGGTAACTGGCTAATATCCAGTTACTTTGACGTTAGCCCCAGAAGAAGCACCGGCTAACTCTGTGCCAGCAGCCGCGGTAATACAGAGGGTGCAAGCGTTAATCGGAATTACTGGGCGTAAAGCGCGCGTAGGTGGTTTGTTAAGTCGGATGTGAAATCCCAGGGCTCAACCTTGGAATGGCACCCGATACTGGCAGGCTAGAGTATGGTAGAGGGGTGTGGAATTTCCTGTGTAGCGGTGAAATGCGTAGATATAGGAAGGAACATCAGTGGCGAAGGC from Marinomonas rhizomae harbors:
- the rpoE gene encoding RNA polymerase sigma factor RpoE; the protein is MQHETSSDQALVEKVQQGDKRAFDLLVVKYQYKVMGLIGRYVQDRSEVLDVAQESFIKAYRAIGSFRGESAFYTWLYRIAVNTAKNYLVSRSRRPPESDVELDNEEVFSVYESLADIDTPEANLNSDRLEKAIHYAIQNLPEELRSALTLREFDGLSYEDISLIMDCPVGTVRSRIFRAREAVEKHIRPLMDTGE
- a CDS encoding ABC transporter substrate-binding protein — encoded protein: MKRFTKNTLTYAVSITAAMTAASAFSATQITVATVNNGHMIEMQKLTPEFEKANPGIKVKWVTLEEGVLRQNVTQDIANKSGLYDVMTIGMYEAPIWGERGWLQAVDTSGSYDAKDILPSIRGGLSYDGTMYAAPFYGESSMVMYRKDLVKAAGMEINDRDSWEHIRDVAAAVNNPEKGIYGICLRGKAGWGDNMAFMTAMANSFGARWFDENWKPQLETAEWKKAVNFYVDLLNNYGPPGASSNSFNENLALFNEGKCGMWIDATIAASFVTDPKQSKVADKVGFAQSPYAVTEKGANWLWSWALGIPAATKNADAAQKFVRWATSKEYIQLVGEKNGWAAVPTGTRASTYANPKFQKAAVFADAELKAIQSADPTDSTLKPTPYVGVQFAAIPEFQAIGTTTGQMISGALSGSMTVDQALKSANISADRQMRQAGYY
- a CDS encoding SoxR reducing system RseC family protein, which gives rise to MIEETGRVLSVEDGFADVETIRTSSCTSCRARHGCGHHAIAQVSSSNRMRMRAIDPLSVEIGQSVVVGIPEDTLLQASVWMYLIPLLGLVGGAVVPSLWGGESGIAVIFSIFGFAGGLLLARNKSKQEMNNLDYYPKILRIEALNDGHIPLVVAS
- a CDS encoding MucB/RseB C-terminal domain-containing protein yields the protein MRLFSPLHIFFTLLCLIISGVSTASNSAPDALHLLRSMTQSFSTLSYDGVFVHSEAMNMNSMRVRHDLMGGVEYESLVDLDGDKIEVLRIDDKIISVYPNALVANMRAPLIPPFKRFKDVESDRLIKGYDMIVGEHTSRIAGRKVIAVKLVPKDQYRYGHQFWLDAENHFLLKHDMLKTDGKLLERIQFTSVNFAPDLKDKDFVPKEGSYAEPMVETQPRRVKNLWQFDWLPEGFSLVWPEARSLNHGTSMLLLSDGMATISIFIEPTMKVKAMSILNMGATIAGERSIKVKDQLYLLTMVGEVPEPTIEKLMTVFMPRQD
- a CDS encoding sigma-E factor negative regulatory protein; translated protein: MTALNSGLPQNDCSRDHGSTRENDHTQEMRSSLSAMFDGEATEQDLDRLIDGDSAELSRQLESYHLIQQALHNDSSVIVGLEDSLMLRVRAGIDIDSSFPEEHSANNLLPFVLPSDSPASRPVWRVALSSVAVAASVAFVVILGGNELLTSEVSAPNLVAEVRSPSTNMVVTPLAELDKEALQIDNVRLQHYLRQHAEQAAMTVGQGMIPMARVVSYPVKE
- a CDS encoding DegQ family serine endoprotease translates to MNRLLKQVSMIVVSSFMMASMLTHAASLPDFTELVEKASPAVVNISTEQTVTTKTANEGGQQLGPNSEELNEFFKHFFGQQPFGQQAPPQQGPRSSLGSGFIVSHDGYVLTNNHVIDGADVIHVRLNDRREYIAKLVGTDPRTDLALLKIEADDLPIVKMGDSDELKPGQWVLAIGSPFGFDYTVTAGIVSATGRNLPSDNYVPFIQTDVAINPGNSGGPLFNLDGEVVGINSQIYTRSGGFMGVSFAIPSKVAMSVVDQLKSDGKVSRAWLGVLIQDVNNELAESFGLDRSNGALISRVLPDSPAEKAGLKSGDIILEFNGKSIAHSGELPYIVGQMKAGEKIDAKVYRDGKEQTISVTLDARPNDPNVIAQSQQDQNRLGMIVGEVPEDMAKKFEIDGGVVIEQILGGTAARNGLQQGDVITMLNGKRINSVTEFGDISKDIPNGRSVPMRVIRQGYPMFIPFKIMD
- the nadB gene encoding L-aspartate oxidase yields the protein MSRHYKHDIVIIGAGAAGLTLALELADKHRVAILTKADIREGSTLYAQGGVAAVLSDKDTIDSHINDTIDAGVELGDPDAIRFTVEHSKESIDWLIEQGVPFTRYGESEEYHLTKEGGHSHRRIIHSADATGLAISKALIKNASNHPNIEFFPDRVAIDVVTTKKLGIAGENKAVGVYALNLDDDVIEVFHGRFVSLACGGSSKVYLYTSNPDTASGDGIAMAWRAGCRVANMEFNQFHPTCLYDAKAKTFLISEAVRGEGGKLLLPDGTQFMAKFDKREELAPRDIVARAIDHEMKRLGIHHVLLDISHKAPEFIKEHFPTIYKRCLEYGHDMTKGPIPVVPAAHYTCGGVVVNRHSATDIDNLYAIGETAYTGLHGANRLASNSLLECIVFARSAAQHIADNHLHSNEVDIPDWDESKVTNSDEDVVITHNWQELRRFMWDYVGIVRTDKRLLRAKHRVDLLLSEIQEFYANYKISNDLLELRNLAVVADLIIRSAMSRKESRGLHFTLDYPNKLTTSTPTILTPKKSD
- a CDS encoding FAD assembly factor SdhE encodes the protein MSETTDSISFKRLKMQCRRGMLELDVLLEPFLADVYLTLEDEDKQRFVNLLTCEDQELFPWFMQSAEPEDPDHARIVNIILSRVQPENYRA